A genomic segment from Equus przewalskii isolate Varuska chromosome X, EquPr2, whole genome shotgun sequence encodes:
- the EIF1AX gene encoding eukaryotic translation initiation factor 1A, X-chromosomal, translated as MPKNKGKGGKNRRRGKNENESEKRELVFKEDGQEYAQVIKMLGNGRLEAMCFDGIKRLCHIRGKLRKKVWINTSDIILVGLRDYQDNKADVILKYNADEARSLKAYGELPEHAKINETDTFGPGDDDEIQFDDIGDDDEDIDDI; from the exons ATGCCCAAGAATAAAG GTAAAGGAGGTAAAAATAGACGCAGAGGTAAGAATGAAAATGAATCTGAAAAAAGAGAGCTGGTGTTCAAAGAAGATGGACAAG AGTATGCTCAAGTAATCAAAATGTTGGGAAATGGACGATTAGAAGCGATGTGTTTTGATGGTATAAAGAGGTTATGTCACATCAGAGGGAAATTGAGAAAAAAG GTTTGGATAAATACCTCAGACATCATATTGGTCGGTCTCCGAGACTACcag GATAATAAAGctgatgtaattttaaaatacaatgcaGATGAAGCTAGAAGTCTGAAGGCATATGGCGAGCTTCCAGAACATG ctaaaatcaatgaaactgataCATTTGGTCCCGGAGATGATGACGAAATCCAGTTTGATGACATTGGAGATGATGATGAAGACATCGATGAC ATCTAA